CCTGCTGAGCTATCCCCCCCTGAATTTCACGAAGAGCCGTGCGTTGCGCCGCAATCGGCAGAATCTGCCGATTCGTTCGTTCCGACGGAACATGCCGCCGTCTAATGGATCTAATCGCGACGAGATGAAGTTCGCCGAGGGAGACGCTCGATCAAGACGAAGAGCTTGTCGGTTTCGCGTTCGTCATTCGCGCGTCCGAGGTTGTGTCACTCCACTTTCCGAGAAAAGGGATCGAACGATGCTGCGTGCGTCGTGCTTTGCCGCGGGTCTGTTTGTCAGCATGTGGGGACTGGCGTTTCTCGCGATCGATAAGGTCGTGCTCCATCAGCCGACGGAAAAGGATCCTGGAATCCGTGGCATGCTGGCACGACAAGTGGTCGACAAAGAGCAACGTCCGATCATTGACCCTCCCGAGTGGGCGGCATTCACATTGCTTTCAATTGGTTCTGTCTCGATGCTCTATGCGGTCGCCCTGCCAAAGCATGCCTAGCGTTCGCTAGAAAAACTCCGCGGCCCTTCCTTCTCGCTACAGCGCGCCACGACTGCTGCGGCGTTTCACGTCCGTCGAACGTATCGAGTGGGCGCGAGATCATGCCTGTGACAATTGTAGCGATTCCCTTGATCGACCAGTCTTTGCGGCCTGATATCTGACATCCTCTTCAGGTCGCCCTGGACGTGGAAACGACGTGAATCTTCGGCGTCGGAATAATCCGGCATTCGCCCTCAATCGTTGAGGATTGCGATTGAAAACGACTGAACTGTCACTAAAACATCGTAATTCGCGCGCTAGAATCGACTGCAGATTCTGACGACGTATTCGGCCAGGGACAACGCTGAATCTTGCCGCCGCCTCGTCAACCGGACCAGACCTCAACCGCAGGTCCCGTTAACGTGTCAGGTGGATTGGTACGTTGTTGCTCGACTGAAGTGGACTCTTACGACAGATGGTTTGATGACGACGGGTAGTTCAGTTAAGCGAAATGTGATCGCCAGTTGGGGCGTGCATGCTTCCAACATGGTCATCGGCTTTTTCTTGACTCGCTATACCCTGGATGTTCTTGGAGTCTCAACCTACGGCAATTGGCTGTTCATCAATTCCATCGCGGCCTATGCCAACCTGCTGTACTGTGGCTTTGGCGAAACTATCAGCCGCTATGTCTCCAAGTACCACGCGGATAATGATCAGCAGCGAATGAACGAAGTCGTTTCGCTGGTCACCTATATCTTTCGTGGACTGGGCTGTATCGCCTTTGCGGCCGCATCCGTGCTGGCCGCAACCGCTCAGTGGTGGGGCGGGTGGGAAGGCGACATGCTGCTGCAGGTCCGGATCACCTGCCTGATCCTGGGCTTAAATGTTGCGATTTCGATGTCGGGAACATCGTTCGGAGGCGTCCTTCACGGATTGCGTCGATTCGATCTGGAACGAGGGGTTGGATTCGCCTTCGACATCGTCCGTCTGATTTTGTTCTTGGTCTTCCTGCGAGAGGAATGGGGGATCGTCCTGATCGCCGCGATCTTTTTCGTGGTGACCGTTGGGGAGAATCTCTGCTATGTCTTATTCGCCTATCACCTGTTACCCAATCTGGAAGTCCGCTGGAAGCATGTTCGCCGCGAGACGCTGAACGAGTGCTGGTCATTCAGCACCATGTCATTTGTGAACACGATTGCGTCGCAGGTCATCAATGCGACAGACACGATCGTCATCGGCATTATGCTCGACAAAGAAGCGATCGTGCCCTACTACTTCGGCCTCAGGCTGGCGCAGTTTTGCCGACAACCCATCGACAAGATCGCACATATTTGCTTGCCGACCGCCGGATCGCTGCATTCGGAAGCCGACCGACCGAAACGGCTGAGATTCTTTCTGAGAGCCCTTGGGGTTGTGGTTCTGCTCATCACCGGACTGTTCATCGGCGCATGGTATTTCGGACGTGACGTGCTCAATATCTGGGTCGGTCCGAAATTAAGCCCGCAAGATCATCTACTCGCTCATCGCGTTTTAATGATTTTGCTCGGCGCCCACTTGATCGCACTTCCCTGCAATATCTGTCGTGCCTTTTTGTTTGGCCTTGGGATCGTACGTATTCCGGCCTGCATCTATGTGCTTGAGGCGATTCTCAATTTTGGAATCAGCATCGTCTTGTGCCATTCTTATGGAGTTGAAGGTGTCGCCTGGGGAACGGCCATCCCTGTAACGGTGATCGAACTAGGAGTGCTGTTACCGTACGCGGTCCGGCATTTAGGGATCTCTTGGACGAGGCTATTCAAAGAAGGATTGTGGCCCGCGGCGCTGCCTCTTTTGGCACTTTGGGCGTACGCCATCATTGTGTCGCGACAAAGCTGGAGTCACGACGACTGGCGCGCCTTGATCCTGATTGCGATCGCCGGTGGCGCGGTCCTTGGCGGTGCCAAATGGCTAACCGAACGCCCGTTCTGGTTGAAGTTCGGCTCAACGCTGGAAAACCCGCGACTCTGAGCAACAGTGGCAGAGCGTGAACATCGCTCGAGGATCGCAATTGCGCCCGATTGGCTTGGACTTTTTCTGCCCTCGCGTCAATACTCTTTGTTGCAAACAACTTCAGGTGCTCGAATCGTTCATGGGCTAGTGAACCGTTGGGTTCTGGGTCGGACAATTGAAGGGATATTCAGAGATGAAACACGCGGCGTGGTTGCTGGTTTTTGGCGTATTGGTCACGGCGGCCCAAGCGGAAGACGCGGGTCGGCTAACAGTCGAACTGGGAACCCCCGAATTGACGGCAGGGATTCCTGGTGAGGGTCCGTTGACCACGGAGCAGATCAGGAAGTGGCTCGATAACAAGGACAATTTCAAAGAGCTGGACGTGATCCTGCCGATGGGACTGTCTCTGGGGGCCAACAATATTTCGATTCCCAAGGACAATCCGCTGACCAAGGCGAAGATCGAACTGGGGCGGCAATTATTCTTCGATACGCGGTTGTCGGCCGACAATACAATCGCCTGTGCGAACTGCCACCATCCGGAAGATGCTTATGGCCGCAACACCCGATTTGGCGAGGGGATTGGCGGACAGATCGGCGGACGCAATTCGCCTGTCGCCTACAATCGAATCCTCAGCACGCTGCAGTTCTGGGACGGACGCGCCGGAAGCTTAGAAGATCAGGCGGTGGGGCCGATCGCCAATCCTATCGAAATGGGGCACACACACGACGCGTGTGTCACCGACCTAGGCAAGATCGAAGGATATAAACTTCAATTCGACAAGATCTTCCCCGGCAAGGGAATTAACATCAAGACAGTCGGTGCCGCGATCGCATCGTTCGAGCGAGTGCTCGTCACGGGTCCTTCACCAGCCGACTATCTTGAGCCCCTGCTGAACTTCAAAAAGGCCTTCAAAGATGACTTGAAAGATCTGGCCGCCTTCAAAAAGGACGATCCCGATTCATATGCCCTGTATTGGAAGGTGAAACGAGCCAGTGACGCACACCCTGTTTCCGCGTCAGCAGCCCGTGGTCGAGAGCTTTTCTTCGGCAAGGCGAACTGTACCGCCTGCCATGCCGGTGCCAACTTTACAGACGAAAAGTTCCACAACCTTGGCGTTGGGATGAGCGCCAAGATGCCAGACCTGGGTCGGTACGACGTGACGAAAGTGGAAAAAGACAAGGGGGCATTCAAGACGCCGACAGTTCGCAATGTCGCCTCCACCGGCCCCTACATGCACGACGGAAGCCTGAAGACGCTTGAGGAAGTCGTCGAATGGTACGACAAGGGGGGCGAAGCGAATTCCTATCTGAGCGACAAGATGAAGAAGCTCAACCTCACCACGACCGAAAAGGAAGATTTGGTCGCTTACATGTTGGCACTTCATGGCGATCTGACCCCGGTCCGCTCGGATCGGTTGCCCAAGTAGCATCGCGTCATTGACGCGCCGTTCCCAGACACGCCCCTCGTTCTGTGATCAGAACGAGGGGTTTTTCGTTGGAGCATGCCACTTCGACAACTTTCGAGGTTTTTGCGGCTGGAGTTGCGTTGGAACTGAACGGACGGAATACTCACCCGACGGATCGCTCGCGCCAACGATCCCATGGATCGGCATTTCCCGGGACAGGATCCTGTCATGGCACGAAGGAATGGACACAAGTTGAACGAACCGCAAAGCCAGGCGGCCAGAGACGATGTTGCCACGAGGTGGATGTCGTCGCATCCTTCGCGATTCTTCCCAACGATGCCTGTTGTCCATTCCCAAGACACACGTCATCGGCAGTTTGCCTCGAACCGCTCGTTCCAGGCAAACTCAGAAAACTCAAATCGAGATTGCGATAGTTAGCCTCGAATCATCGCAACCGTGCTGAGCAGGACGCCCAGAACGGACGATTCATCGAACTGATTCCGAAGTCCCCCTTATCAGAAGCAAGATGCTCATGACGAATGCGGAACCTGTCGCGGAAATCGGCCCGAAAACACTGCCTCGTGTCCTTGGCTTATTTGACGCAACCGCTCTGGTTGTTGGATCAATTATCGGGTCGGGAATTTTTCTGAAGGTCGGAAATGTCGACCAGGCTCTGATGTCATGGGGATTCCTGCCAATTATTCTCGTCTGGATTTTTGTCGGCCTGATCACGTTGTGCGGTTCTCTGGCTCTCGCCGAACTGGCGGCCATGTTTCCTCAGGCCGGTGGCCCGTATCTGTACCTGCGAGAAGCGTACGGACGACTTCCCGCTTTCTTGTGGGGATGGACTGAGTTCTGGGTTGTCCGAACCGGGTCGGTCGGTGCATTGGCCTGTGCCACGGTCATCTATCTGGACGAGTTCCTAAGACCACCTGGGAATGGCGAGGCCCCCCTTGGTCATCTGGGACAATCAATTATCGCCGTCTCGATTATCATCGGTCTGTCCGCCGTCAACATGTTCAGCACTCGTTGGGGCGCGGTGATCCAAAACATTGCCACAGTCACAAAAGTCGGATTTCTCGGGCTGCTCATCACCCTGCCATTCCTGATGGGCAAAATGAATGTCGATAACCTGCATCCGCTTTGGGTGCCGAATCCGGTCGACACACCGCTTGCCGTATCGGGGGAATCACCTGTTGCCGATTCCGCGGTTCCTCTGATCCCCAAATCGCTTTTCACCGCCCTGGGTCTGGCACTCATTGCCGTGTTCTGGCCGTTTGATGGCTGGATTAATATTGCGCCCGTCGCCGAAGACATCCGCGAACCTCAATCGAATATTCCCCGCGCACTCGCAATCGGAATTGGAATCGTCTGCCTGGTCTATGTCGGAGCAAACATCAGTTATCACCTGGTGCTGCCGATGCCGGAAGTCGCCAAGAGTACCCGATTGGCATCAGACGTGTTTCGTGTCATGTTTGGAGAATGGGGCAGCAAGTTTGCGGCATTGGGTGTGTGCTGTTCGACGTTCGGCGCGGCGAATTCCAATTTGATCTGCGGTCCGCGAATCTATGTTGCTGCATCCCGCGATGGTCTCGTTCCCGACTTCATCCAGCGGGTCCACCCACTGCGATTGACCCCCTCCAATTCGATTCTCGTCCAAGGAGTCTGGACGACGTTTCTCATCATCGTCTTCTACATCATCAGTCCTGAGCCCAAAAAGGTCTTCGATCTTATCACCGACGCCGTGATCTGCGCCGGATTGATTTTCTACAGCCTGACAGTCGGCGCGGTCTACATTCTGCGATCTCGCCGCCCCGACGCCGATCGTCCCTACCGGACCTGGGGATATCCGTGGACTCCTGCCTTATTGATTTCAAGTTACGTGATCGCACTGGTCGGAACGCTTGTCGAACAGTGGCAGCAACTGGTCTGGGTTTTGGTTCTGATCGCCGCGGGCGCGGTCTACTACGCCATCGTGACGAGGCGGACAAAAACGGAAGCCACGACCGAACCCACCTGATCTCCGATGCCCCGCACTGATCTGATCGTGCATCTCCGAACGAAACGACAGTCGTTCCTCAGTGATTAAGGCTCGTCTTGGAGAATCCTTCGAATCGGTTCTGCTCGAAATTGCCGAGAATCCCCGCTGATTCAGGGACCGTTTTGAATTGCGACCTGGCGGTCGCTAAACTCAATCCGGCTCTTCGATCCAGATCACAACAATTCCCTTGCCAAGTTCGTCCGAATGACGCGCTCGCGAGGACTCGAGCGTACAAATGTCCTCTGCGCCACCAACCGCTCCGAAACGACTGACAAAAGCTGCGAAGTGGGTGCTCGGTCTCTCGTGTTTGAATCTGATTGCGCTGTGTGCGATCAGCTATCTCATCTACGGGGTCTCGGAAACGTGGTGGGTCGGAACCGTTCTGACCTATGCCCCCCGCGCCCCATATCTGGTTCCCGCAGTCGTGCTGCTCGTTGCATCGGTGTGCTGGCATCGAGAATCCATCGGAATCAACCTCGTTTCGGCCGCGGTGGTGTTGGTCCCGATCATGGGCCTTTCTGTTCCCTTGGAACTTTGGATGAATGGCCCGCCAAAATCAGAGAATGCGACCTCGCTGACAATCCTGAGCTGCAACGTACAATCGTTCGAACCCAAATTCGAAAAAGTCCTCGAAGAGATTGCGACGTTCAATCCAGACATCGTTGCGCTGCAAGAGGCGTTTCGTGGCGATCCAAGACTGGATGCGTATTTTCGCGACTGGTCTACGCTTCAACACGGCCACTATTGGGTGGGATCACGCTTTCCGATCAAATTGATTCGAGATTGCGAAGTCGAGCAGTTTGGCGGTCGAACAGCCGGAATGCTGGTGGAGATCGAAACACCCGCTGGTCCGATTGTGCTCGCGAACATTCATCAGATGACCGCTCGTTTTGGACTGAAAGAGCTCAATCGAAAGACGCTGATCAATGGCGACGGCACGAAAGAGCTCGAAGATTTCGAAGGAGAACGGTACCTGGAATCGATCGCGATTCGGCAAGCCGTCCAGGAATCTCGCGGCGAACGGCCGCTCATCGTCTGCGGAGACTTCAACACGCCGGCCTCCAGCAGTCTGTTCCAGAAACACTGGGGAGACTTGCAAAGCGGGTTCGACATCGCCGGGTTTGGCTATGGATACACCTCACCCTGCAAGGGCAATCGATTCTGGCCGGACAATCAGCCTTGGGCGCGGATCGATCATATTCTGTGCTCCAACGATTGGACATTTCAGAGTTGCCAGATTGGTGAGTCTGACGGATCGGACCATCGGCTGATCGTGGCTCATGCGCTGCTTTCGGCCAAAAATCGTGCCGCGAACCGCGGGATCGCCGATTGACGACGGGAAGCCAATCCGGCTAAAAGTCATCGTTGCAATCGTTGTTCCATCACCCGAAGGCACCGCCGATTGAGGAAACCTGTCCTCGCTCGTGTGACTTCATGCAGAAGAGATTCTTCGTCATGTCCACGGAAGAGAGTCCCTCCGCCACACCGCCGACAAATTTCATCCGCGAAATCATCGATGCGGACAATGTCTCGGGAAAGTTTGACCGGCGCGTTCACACTCGATTTCCCCCCGAGCCGAATGGATATCTGCATATCGGTCATGCGAAATCGATCTGCTTGAACTTCGGATTGGCGCTCAAATACGGCGGTCAATGCAACCTGCGGTTTGACGATACGAATCCAACCAAAGAGGACGTCGAATACGTCGATTCTATTCAGGAAGACGTTCGTTGGCTGGGGTTCCAATGGGACAATCTGTTTTACGCATCGGACTATTTCGAAACGATCTATCAATACGCAGAGCGGCTGATCGAAAAGGGATTGGCGTACGTCGACAGTTGCTCGACCGAAGAAATCCGCCAAATGAGGGGAACCTTGACGCAGCCCGGAACGCCGGGGCCCTATCGCGATCGCCCCATCGCCGAGAACCAAGATCTATTCCGACGAATGCGGGCCGGTGAGTTCCCTGATGGGACCCATGTGTTGCGTGCCAAGATTGACCTGGCTCACACAAACATGAATATGCGTGATCCGCTATTGTACCGTATCCGCCATGCCGAGCATCATCGAACCGGAAACAAATGGTGCATCTATCCGCTTTACGACTTCACACACGGCTACAGTGATTCCATCGAACGAGTGACCCACTCAATTTGTACGCTCGAATTCGAGAATCATCGACCGCTGTATGATTGGCTGATCGATGTGCTCGACCTGTATCATCCGCAACAGATTGAGTTTGCCCGACTGAACCTGACACACATGATGATGAGCAAACGGAAGCTGCTCGAACTCGTGGAAACAGGCTCGGTGTCAGGTTGGGATGATCCCCGCATGCCGACGCTGGCCGGGATCCGACGACGTGGATATACACCCGAAGCCATGCGGGCGTTCTGCGAAGAGATCGGCGTCACCAAGTTCAACAGCCTGACCGAGATCGTGGTTCTGGAAAATGCCGTCCGCGCGGACCTCAACAAACGATCCAATCGCGTCATGGCGGTCATCAATCCGATCAAGGTCGTTCTCGAGAACTATCCCGAAGGACAAGTGGAAGAGCTGGAAGCCGTCAACAATCCCGAAGATCCATCGGCAGGAACGCGACTGGTCCCGTTTTCGCGAGAGCTCTACATCGAGCGCGACGACTTCATGGAAGCGCCGCCGAAACAGTTCTTCCGCCTGGCGCCTGGCCGAGAAGTGCGATTGCGTTGGGGATATCTCATCACATGTCAAAGCGTCGTGAAAGACCCGGTGACCGGCGAGATTCTGGAACTGCGATGCACGTACGACCCGTTGACGCGAGGCGGCAACGCCCCGGATGGACGAAAGGTCAAATCCACGATCCACTGGGTCTCGGCCCCGCATGCTGTCGAAGCCGAAGTTCGTCTCTACGATCATTTGTTCGAGATTGCGAATGTGGCCGACATCCCTGAAAACGAGGACTGGAAAAAGTATTTGAATCCCAAGTCTCTGGTCGTCGTTCCGGCGGCGAAGCTCGAGCGGTCGCTGGCAAACGCAAAACCGGGTGATCGTTGTCAGTTTGAACGATTGGGATATTTCTGTGTGGACAAACTCTCAACACCCGACAAACTTGTGTTTAACCGCACAGTTACTTTGAAAGACGATTGGGCCAAGCTTCAAAAGAAGCAAGGTGGTTGATCGAATCGCTCGATCCCACCGCCAGACACATTGCCGACCAGGGCGGGTTGGTCTTGCTTTTTCGCGGTCTGCACTTGCGAAACCAGAAGGGCTGAAAGCCCAGAGACGATAACGGGGGAGAACTTCAATGCGTTTGACGGCACGGATCTTCGCAGTCGCTCTTTTTGCCGGCAGCTCGCTTTACGCCGGTCAATACAATGAAGTCTTAAACATCGGGGATGCGGCACCCACGTGGCAAGAATTGCCCGGCACCGACGGAAAGATGCACGCGCTGAGCGATTTTCAGGACAAAGACGCCGTGGTCGTCGTGTTCACGTGTCTGAGTTGTCCAACCGCGGTCGACTACGAAGCTCGATTTGAGGAATTGGCAAAAAAATACGGAGGACCGACCAGCAACGTCGGGTTCGCTGCGATCTGCGTCAATCGTGTCGCCGCGGATCGCCTGGATAAATTGACGGATCGAGCCAACGAAAAGAAGCTGTCGTTCCCGTATCTGTATGACGAATCTCAGAAGATCGCGAAAGACTACGGAGCGATCTTCACTCCCGAATTCTACGTTCTCAACAAGCAGCGTAAGGTCGTCTATATGGGCGCCATGGACGACGCAACCGATGCGGACAAGGTGACGAAACGCTATGTCGAAGACGCACTCGCCGCCGCTCTGAAGGGTAGCGAGGCTCCTGTCACGGAAACCATCGCGCGCGGCTGCCGAGTCCGTTACGTCCGTGACCGAAAGTAGGCGAGGTGTCTTACTTCGGGCATCGATCCGATCTGACTTGCCTGCGACTTCTGCAACTGTTTTCTACGGACGTGTTCGATGCCCAGTTCGCTGTTACAATCACAACGTGCCTCTGACCCGTTCCTCGTCACCTGAATGACCGCTTCATGCCGTTTTCGTCCAATCGCGAGATGATTCTGCTGGGAACAGGGACCAGCCATGGGGTGCCGGTCATTGGATGCCACTGCGACGTCTGTCAGTCATCAGACCCGCGAAACAATCGAACGCGGACAGGCGTTGCGGTCCAGACCGAACAGGGCGTGTTTCTGATCGACACGTCACCGGAACTGCGGATTCAACTCCTTCGTGAACGAATCGATGTCGCGCATGCCGTGATCTATACCCACGGCCATGCCGACCATTTGTTTGGAATCGATGACCTTCGCCTTTTTGGCTACCGCATCGATCATCCTGTTCCGCTCTACTGCGAAGAAAGTGTCGAACGGCAAATTCGAACCTCGTTTCCGTACGCATTTCCCGAATCGACCGCCGAGCTGCATCACGGCGCCATTCCGCTGCTGGAACTGCGTCGAATCGGCCTGGAGCCGTTTGAAGTGCTGGGGCAACTGATTCAACCAATCCGCTTGATCCACGGCCGCCTGCCGGTCCTTGGCTATCGCATCGGTGACGTCGCCTTCTGCACGGACGTCAGCAAAATCCCCGACGAATCGTGGCCGCTGCTTGAGGGATTGGACGTGCTCATCATTGATGCGCTTCGTGATGAACCGCACACGACTCACTTCGGCATTCCACAAGCACTCGCCGCCGCGGAACGAGTCAAACCCAGACGCACGTATTTGACGCACGTATCGCACCATCTGGAATACACCGCGACCAACGCTCGACTTCCCGCAGGGGTTGAACTGAGTTATGACGGATTGCACATCCCTTATTGAAACGCTCTGCAAACCTAAGTGGTACTCATTCAGGTGACGATGAAATGCGAGATCACGAAATGGGTATGCAGGTGTATGTGCAACTGGCGGCTATCTCGGACCAGAAACAACAGCCACTCGTTCGCGACCGCTTCCTGCTGCTTGCCGGTGTCGAAGCCTGTCGAGCCGGCTGGCCCGACGTTGCCGCTTGTTGTCATCGAAAGTTGATCGAATCAAATCCTGCCCATCAGGCAAAACGATTTATGACATTCGCGGATGCGTTACGCGATGAACCGTTTCAACAATTGGTCGCGCACTGGGAACGCTACTGCCCCTTTGAGAAGGCAGAAGCGATGCTGCGCGAACTGAATTTTCCGCTGCCGCCACCTACGGAGTTATCGCTGGGAGAGCAGATGATTGCTCGACTCGGCTGACAGTCTGGCTCAAACTGAAGAGTGACAGGGACTGGCTCCGCAAGGTGCCAGTCCCATGATTTCAATTCGCCGCATCGGTTTCGAATGGCCAGCCCCTACGGCCGATGCTCAGGGAGAGCGCGATTAACCGCTGTGCGCGATCTCACCACCCAGACTTGTTCCCTCGTCCGGTTCACGCGCTGGCAGGCTGGGACTGTCCACGAATGTTCCCGGTTTGAGCTGCGGTCCCGTCTTGTATTGATCCAGGATCTTCTGAAGCTGAGTCGCATCGATCACTTCTCGTTCGAGTAGTTCTCGCGTGATATGCTCCATCGCAGGACGGCGAGTCACCAGGATGTCGTAGGCCGTCTCGTAGGCCGCGTCGATGATCCGTCGAATTTCGAGATCGATTTCACGAATCGTTTCTTCGCTGTGCGAATAATCCGCAGCGGCACCGCTACCTGCCAGGAAGGGGCTGCTTCGCGATTCGCTGTAATGCACGCGTCCCAGTTTGGCACTCATTCCAAACTCGGTAATCATTCGCCGCGCCAGGTCCGTCGCACGCTGCAAATCATTCGACGCACCCGTTGAGTTTTCCTGATAGACGATTTCCTCGGCGGCAATTCCACCTAGCAAAACACAGACCCGGTTATGCAATTCGGTCTTGGTCACCAGCTGCCGATCTTCTTCAGGCCGCTGCAACGTGTATCCCAAGGCACCGAGACCACGAGGAATGATCGACACTTTATGCACGGGGTCCACATGTGGCAAAGAACACGCCACCAGCGCGTGCCCCACCTCGTGCCAGGCCACGCGTTGTTTGACTTCTTCGGGCATCACGCGTGCGGTCTTTTCCAACCCGGCGACAACCCGATCGAACCCCTCTTCGAACTCGTCGTTCGTGACCGAGGTCTTGTTTTTTCTCGCTGCGAGCAATGCAGCCTCATTGACGAGATTCGCGAGATCGGCCCCGACAAACCCTGCAGTCAATTTGGCGAGATGCTTCAGATTGACCTCACCGTCCATTTTGACCTTAGCGGCATGGACCTTAAGGATCGCTTCACGGCCACGGATATCGGGACGATCAACGAGAATATGG
This genomic interval from Schlesneria paludicola DSM 18645 contains the following:
- a CDS encoding MBL fold metallo-hydrolase, whose product is MPFSSNREMILLGTGTSHGVPVIGCHCDVCQSSDPRNNRTRTGVAVQTEQGVFLIDTSPELRIQLLRERIDVAHAVIYTHGHADHLFGIDDLRLFGYRIDHPVPLYCEESVERQIRTSFPYAFPESTAELHHGAIPLLELRRIGLEPFEVLGQLIQPIRLIHGRLPVLGYRIGDVAFCTDVSKIPDESWPLLEGLDVLIIDALRDEPHTTHFGIPQALAAAERVKPRRTYLTHVSHHLEYTATNARLPAGVELSYDGLHIPY
- a CDS encoding glutamine--tRNA ligase/YqeY domain fusion protein; the protein is MSTEESPSATPPTNFIREIIDADNVSGKFDRRVHTRFPPEPNGYLHIGHAKSICLNFGLALKYGGQCNLRFDDTNPTKEDVEYVDSIQEDVRWLGFQWDNLFYASDYFETIYQYAERLIEKGLAYVDSCSTEEIRQMRGTLTQPGTPGPYRDRPIAENQDLFRRMRAGEFPDGTHVLRAKIDLAHTNMNMRDPLLYRIRHAEHHRTGNKWCIYPLYDFTHGYSDSIERVTHSICTLEFENHRPLYDWLIDVLDLYHPQQIEFARLNLTHMMMSKRKLLELVETGSVSGWDDPRMPTLAGIRRRGYTPEAMRAFCEEIGVTKFNSLTEIVVLENAVRADLNKRSNRVMAVINPIKVVLENYPEGQVEELEAVNNPEDPSAGTRLVPFSRELYIERDDFMEAPPKQFFRLAPGREVRLRWGYLITCQSVVKDPVTGEILELRCTYDPLTRGGNAPDGRKVKSTIHWVSAPHAVEAEVRLYDHLFEIANVADIPENEDWKKYLNPKSLVVVPAAKLERSLANAKPGDRCQFERLGYFCVDKLSTPDKLVFNRTVTLKDDWAKLQKKQGG
- a CDS encoding endonuclease/exonuclease/phosphatase family protein produces the protein MSSAPPTAPKRLTKAAKWVLGLSCLNLIALCAISYLIYGVSETWWVGTVLTYAPRAPYLVPAVVLLVASVCWHRESIGINLVSAAVVLVPIMGLSVPLELWMNGPPKSENATSLTILSCNVQSFEPKFEKVLEEIATFNPDIVALQEAFRGDPRLDAYFRDWSTLQHGHYWVGSRFPIKLIRDCEVEQFGGRTAGMLVEIETPAGPIVLANIHQMTARFGLKELNRKTLINGDGTKELEDFEGERYLESIAIRQAVQESRGERPLIVCGDFNTPASSSLFQKHWGDLQSGFDIAGFGYGYTSPCKGNRFWPDNQPWARIDHILCSNDWTFQSCQIGESDGSDHRLIVAHALLSAKNRAANRGIAD
- a CDS encoding APC family permease, which translates into the protein MTNAEPVAEIGPKTLPRVLGLFDATALVVGSIIGSGIFLKVGNVDQALMSWGFLPIILVWIFVGLITLCGSLALAELAAMFPQAGGPYLYLREAYGRLPAFLWGWTEFWVVRTGSVGALACATVIYLDEFLRPPGNGEAPLGHLGQSIIAVSIIIGLSAVNMFSTRWGAVIQNIATVTKVGFLGLLITLPFLMGKMNVDNLHPLWVPNPVDTPLAVSGESPVADSAVPLIPKSLFTALGLALIAVFWPFDGWINIAPVAEDIREPQSNIPRALAIGIGIVCLVYVGANISYHLVLPMPEVAKSTRLASDVFRVMFGEWGSKFAALGVCCSTFGAANSNLICGPRIYVAASRDGLVPDFIQRVHPLRLTPSNSILVQGVWTTFLIIVFYIISPEPKKVFDLITDAVICAGLIFYSLTVGAVYILRSRRPDADRPYRTWGYPWTPALLISSYVIALVGTLVEQWQQLVWVLVLIAAGAVYYAIVTRRTKTEATTEPT
- a CDS encoding cytochrome-c peroxidase, with translation MKHAAWLLVFGVLVTAAQAEDAGRLTVELGTPELTAGIPGEGPLTTEQIRKWLDNKDNFKELDVILPMGLSLGANNISIPKDNPLTKAKIELGRQLFFDTRLSADNTIACANCHHPEDAYGRNTRFGEGIGGQIGGRNSPVAYNRILSTLQFWDGRAGSLEDQAVGPIANPIEMGHTHDACVTDLGKIEGYKLQFDKIFPGKGINIKTVGAAIASFERVLVTGPSPADYLEPLLNFKKAFKDDLKDLAAFKKDDPDSYALYWKVKRASDAHPVSASAARGRELFFGKANCTACHAGANFTDEKFHNLGVGMSAKMPDLGRYDVTKVEKDKGAFKTPTVRNVASTGPYMHDGSLKTLEEVVEWYDKGGEANSYLSDKMKKLNLTTTEKEDLVAYMLALHGDLTPVRSDRLPK
- a CDS encoding thioredoxin family protein, with translation MRLTARIFAVALFAGSSLYAGQYNEVLNIGDAAPTWQELPGTDGKMHALSDFQDKDAVVVVFTCLSCPTAVDYEARFEELAKKYGGPTSNVGFAAICVNRVAADRLDKLTDRANEKKLSFPYLYDESQKIAKDYGAIFTPEFYVLNKQRKVVYMGAMDDATDADKVTKRYVEDALAAALKGSEAPVTETIARGCRVRYVRDRK
- a CDS encoding lipopolysaccharide biosynthesis protein, which codes for MTTGSSVKRNVIASWGVHASNMVIGFFLTRYTLDVLGVSTYGNWLFINSIAAYANLLYCGFGETISRYVSKYHADNDQQRMNEVVSLVTYIFRGLGCIAFAAASVLAATAQWWGGWEGDMLLQVRITCLILGLNVAISMSGTSFGGVLHGLRRFDLERGVGFAFDIVRLILFLVFLREEWGIVLIAAIFFVVTVGENLCYVLFAYHLLPNLEVRWKHVRRETLNECWSFSTMSFVNTIASQVINATDTIVIGIMLDKEAIVPYYFGLRLAQFCRQPIDKIAHICLPTAGSLHSEADRPKRLRFFLRALGVVVLLITGLFIGAWYFGRDVLNIWVGPKLSPQDHLLAHRVLMILLGAHLIALPCNICRAFLFGLGIVRIPACIYVLEAILNFGISIVLCHSYGVEGVAWGTAIPVTVIELGVLLPYAVRHLGISWTRLFKEGLWPAALPLLALWAYAIIVSRQSWSHDDWRALILIAIAGGAVLGGAKWLTERPFWLKFGSTLENPRL